The Synergistetes bacterium HGW-Synergistetes-1 genome includes the window TGAGGAACTTGCTCGCTATCTTTTTCTATGGCAGATATGGGTTGGAGCCAGTTATGCAGTCAAAGAGCACCGCCACCTCCGAATCGAACTGATCCAGGATTTTATTCATGATCCCTTCAGAAAAAAAATGTTTGAATTATTTGCGCTGTCACTGTGGCTCGGATTTAGCGTGTTTCTGGCATTTGAAGGCAGTACTCTTACTGCCCTGCTTTTCCAGAGAGGGCAGGTTTCACCGGCAATGCGTATCCCTATGGCCTATGCATATGCATCAGTACCTGTTGGATGCACATTGATGTCAATAAGACTTATTTCCGAGATGTTTAAGATTTTTAGCTCCATGAGCAAGAAGGAGGTTGTATAACATGGAGATTTTTGTGCTTTTCGGTTCTATGACAATTCTTCTTGCCCTGTCACTTCCGATAGGGATCTCGCTCGGTTTTGCAACGGCACTGACTCTCGTCTATACGGATTCGGTTCCTCTTATTATGATCGCGCAGAATGCTTTTGCAGCTCTGGACTCTTTCCCTTTGCTGGCTATTCCTTTCTTTATGCTTGCAGGTTCTCTTATGAGCTATGGCGGAATTTCAAAAAGGCTGGTAACTCTTGCGAACGCAATGGTAGGCGCAGTAATAGGCGGACTTGCAATGGTAACAGTAACTGCATGTATGTTTTTTGCGGCTATTTCAGGTTCAGGACCGGCAACAGTATCCGCAATAGGGTCTTTTATGATTCCTGCCATGAAGGCAAAAAAATACGACGATGATTTTGCAGCAGCACTGACAGCAGTAGCGGGCTCTATAGGCGTAATCATCCCACCTTCTATCCCTTTTGTGATTTACGGCGTTGTCTCGGGGGTTTCTGTAGGAGAAATGTTCGTTTCAGGAATCATACCGGGCATAGTCATTGGTCTATCGCTAATGGCCTTGTCATATAGGATAGCCAAGAAGAAGAAATATCCTCGTGCTGAGAAGAATGTTGCTATTGGACATGCATTTAAAGAAGCTTGGTGGGCCCTTATGGTCCCTGTCATCATCCTCGGGGGGATCTACGGCGGGATATTTACTCCTACAGAAGCAGCAGTCGTTGCATCTGTATATGCACTTTTCATAGGTAAGTACGTTTATAAAGA containing:
- a CDS encoding C4-dicarboxylate ABC transporter permease codes for the protein MEIFVLFGSMTILLALSLPIGISLGFATALTLVYTDSVPLIMIAQNAFAALDSFPLLAIPFFMLAGSLMSYGGISKRLVTLANAMVGAVIGGLAMVTVTACMFFAAISGSGPATVSAIGSFMIPAMKAKKYDDDFAAALTAVAGSIGVIIPPSIPFVIYGVVSGVSVGEMFVSGIIPGIVIGLSLMALSYRIAKKKKYPRAEKNVAIGHAFKEAWWALMVPVIILGGIYGGIFTPTEAAVVASVYALFIGKYVYKELDFNTIYDAFKDAALVNGATTFMIGLSMSFAAFLAMEQVPARICEWMLSLSSSPAMILLIINILLLTVGCFVDNISSMIILTPILLPIVTKIGIDPVHFGLVMTVALATGFVTPPYGANLFVASAVSGVNMVRLSKAVGPFILVMISCLLLFTYIPSISMSLVWMLR
- a CDS encoding TRAP transporter small permease, whose translation is MLKKLWNNMEEYLLVYSLMLSVGLVFIQVVMRYVFSNSLSWSEELARYLFLWQIWVGASYAVKEHRHLRIELIQDFIHDPFRKKMFELFALSLWLGFSVFLAFEGSTLTALLFQRGQVSPAMRIPMAYAYASVPVGCTLMSIRLISEMFKIFSSMSKKEVV